A segment of the Candidatus Neomarinimicrobiota bacterium genome:
GACGGGGGAGGAGACGTCTGCTCTTGAAATCTCCCTTTTCACCAGTTGGAAGATCTCGGTCATTCGTGCCTCGACGTAACGCGATACCTCATGTTCGGATACATTCCGTACCGCCTCTGTGGGAGTGTGAGGAAGCTCAAAATCCAGATCCGTCGACGCCATTGAGGCTTTCGCAGAGCCATACTTTATTTTGATGTCCTCCGCATCCCCCGTTGAAATCTTCAGCATCATGGCGATATCGTTTGTCACATTATTTCCCCCCAAACCGATGACGGCGGAGTGACGGACGGCTCCGTCAAGGAAGACGGATACATCTGTGGTACCACCACCGATATCGATAAGAGCCACCCCGAGCTCCTTCTCATGAGGCTCCAGCGTGGCCTGTGCGGCTGCCATGGGGTGATAGATGAGGCCCTCCACTGCAATACCGGCTTCCTCGGCACACTTGGTGATGTTCTTTGCGGCGGAGACGGCGCCCGTAATGAGATGGACCCGTGCTTCCAGTCGTCGGCCCACCATTCCCAGGGGATCTTTGATTCCATCCTGATCGTCCACCACGTACTCCTGGGGAAGGATATGCAGGATCTCTCGATCCACGGGTAGTGAAATCGCTTTTGCCATTTCAAGGACCCTATTGATATCGGGATTCGATATTTCATGCTCATAGCCCAGGTGAAGCCCGTTTTTCGAGGTGGCGATGGCTCCCTGTGTGTTGATTCCACGGATGTGGTTCCCCGAAATACCCACAAACGCTCTGGTCACCTTAACATTGGCCATCTTCTCGGCAGCCTCGACAGCCTTTTCGATGGAACGAACCGCCTCTTCTATGTTGACAACGATCCCTTTCCTGACTCCGGAAGAGGGAACCACGCCTGCACCCAGAAGCTTGCTGTCATAGCTCTTGTCGGCAAGCTGGCAAACGATACAACAGGTTTTGGTCGTCCCGATATCAAGACCAACACAAGTCCTCTTTTCCTGTACCATGGCTGATTCCTTAGGCTTTTTCCCTTACGACAATTTGTTTCTCGTACCGAAGATCGACGTATGAGTAATCGTGCAGCGTTCGTGCACCCGTTATGATGTGGGAGAATTGACGAAGTACTCGAATCTTCAGAGCTGATGGGGTAGATCCGAGATATATTCTCGTCGGGTGTTGAGAAAGAAACAGAACATATTCATCGGTGGCATTGATCTGTACTTCGGAGATGTCTCCGTAGAGATCGGGGAATTCTACGGTCACGAGGTTGAGGAAATCAACCGTTTCGAGGACCTTACGCGACAGGCATCTTTCGCCCGCGAGATAAAGCTCCGAGGC
Coding sequences within it:
- the ftsA gene encoding cell division protein FtsA, with the protein product MVQEKRTCVGLDIGTTKTCCIVCQLADKSYDSKLLGAGVVPSSGVRKGIVVNIEEAVRSIEKAVEAAEKMANVKVTRAFVGISGNHIRGINTQGAIATSKNGLHLGYEHEISNPDINRVLEMAKAISLPVDREILHILPQEYVVDDQDGIKDPLGMVGRRLEARVHLITGAVSAAKNITKCAEEAGIAVEGLIYHPMAAAQATLEPHEKELGVALIDIGGGTTDVSVFLDGAVRHSAVIGLGGNNVTNDIAMMLKISTGDAEDIKIKYGSAKASMASTDLDFELPHTPTEAVRNVSEHEVSRYVEARMTEIFQLVKREISRADVSSPVTFGVVLTGGGALLKNITSLAEEAFGGSVKIGIPKGLSGVVDVASSPVYSAAIGLIQYGTTLAGEFNLGVDHEPMLNQVAKRVKRWFSEMF